The window TAGGTGTCCCTGTGGTGAGAGGAGATCTTGTCTTTGATAAAAAATATGCGGGGAATCCTCTTGTTAATGTGGTCTGCGTAGGAATCGTTCATCCTGATAAATTCCTTACCGCCCGCGTGAAACAGCCGGGAAGCAGGCTCGTCCTTTACGGGTCTTCAACAGGCAGGGACGGTCTCGGTGGAGCGTCGTTTGCATCCCGCGATCTCTCAGAAGACTCGGAGGCCGAAGACAGACCGGCAGTTCAGGTGGGCGATCCCTACACGGAAAAACTCCTTATCGAAGCGACCCTTGAACTTGCCGAAACAGGAAAGATTCTCTCGTGCAGGGACCTCGGTGCAGCCGGGCTTGCGGGGGCATCTTCCGAGATGTCGGAGACCTTCGGTGCAAGGCTCTATGCCGACAGGGTTCACCTCCGCGAGGAGAACATGAACGAGGTTGAGATCTTCCTTGCAGAATCTCAGGAGAGGATGCTTGTCGAGGTCAGGCCTGAGAATGTTGCTGAGATTACCTCGATAATTGAGAAGTACGATCTCAAATGGAGCGATATAGGTGAGGTCACCGAGGAGAAGAAGTACGTGATATCGTTTAACGGCGAGATCGTGTGCGACCTTCCGATCGATCTCCTTGTCGGCGGGGCGCCTGAGGAGGCATGGTCCGGGAGTTCCTATAATATTACGAAGGAGTATGTTAAACCGCGGGCTTCACTTAAGGAACTGTGCCTGAAAGTCCTCTCTCACCCGGAGATCGCAAAGAAGGACTGGGTAAGCCGCCAGTATGATCATGACGTTCAGCTGAGATCTGTTTCTGTCGAGGGAGGTGCAGCATGCCTGAAACTCGGTGATGCAGGATTGTATCTTTCGTGTGGGTGTTCCCCAAGGCAGATCTTCCTGAAGCCGTATGAGGGGACGGCCAATGCAGTGTATGAGAATGCCGCGAACCTTGCCGCGATGGGAGCAGAACCGCTCTGTATAGTGAACTGCCTGAATTTTGCAAGTCCGGTTCATGACGATGTGTTCTGGCAGATCAGCGAATCGGTTCGCGGCATGGGCGATATGTGCCGCAGTCTCGGAGTTCCTGTTGTCGGCGGTAACGTTTCCCTCTATAATGAGAGCGATGAATTCGGAACCCAGATCCCTCCGACTCCCTGCATCGGTATGGTAGGGAAAGGTGCTGTTAGAATTTATACTCCAGCGTCTGCCGGGCAGAAACTCGCGCTGATAGGGAAATGTGAAGGCGGCATGGGCGGCTCACTCCTTGATGAAATTACAGGTTGCGGCGGAGAAGCCCCTGCTATTCCGGACACTTCTGTCTTGGAGCTGGTAAGATCCCTTGTAAATATGGGTAAGGTATCGTCTGCAACCGATATTTCACACGGGGGTCTTCTGGCTGCGGTCGTGTCCTTTGCCGGAACTGCCGACCTGAAACTTTCCGGTGATCCTGTTGAGACGCTCTTTTCAGAGAGTTATGGTCGCTTCCTTGTGGCTGTTGATAATGAAAAAAGTCTTGAAGGCATCGAATACGAGATGATCGGAACTGCCGGTGGGGATTCGCTGAAGATCAGGTTCGGGAATGAAGATCTGGTTCTTGAAAGAGCTGAGATTGAATCTGTGCTGGAATCGACTACGAAAATAATGCGATACTGAATTTCAGTCTTTTTTTTCTTTTTTATTAGTGCCCTTTTTCAGAGGCAACCCTTGGATAAATTCACCTTTTTTTTACTATCTTGCAAGGTGACCTAAGGTCTCCGTAGGTTTCGAAAGGGCGACAGCCCTTCGGTCGGCAACCCTTGCGCAAGTTCGCTCCGCTTTGCTTCGCGAACACGCCCTGACCTCAGGGCTTTGCGCTATGGCGATAGCCCGGCATGGACGTTACCCTTTCGGGTAGCCTCGGCCGGGGGAAAACAAAATCGAAGATGGATAAATCCATGACTGAGTGGTGCAGGATTTTAAAAAAGAGAGAGATCTTTGCTATTGATTTTTTGTGAAAGGTGACTAAGGCTGTTCCGGGTTTCGAAAGGGTAGTTAACCCTTTGGTTGCCTCAACCTGGAATAAAATCTTGGATCAAAACAGGCGGAGTTTGTTTGGAGCCAAAGGGGATGCTTGTCCATCCCCTTGGCGACTTATCACCATGAGGGGGAGAGTAATAGGGAGGGGGAATCCTCCCCCTCCCGAATTCTAGTACCAAATCAGTTTACAATTCCGCCGCTTTAATCATCTCATCAATCTTTCCGGAGTCTTCGGTCTCCTTCTCGCTGAAACCGTACGTACCAACCACATCCATCCCGGCATCTTCGAGTTTTTTTCTGAGGATGTTAAGCGTCTCTCCTTCCGAACCACGGTAAGTGGCGAATGCAACGGCCTTTTTGTCTTCTCCATCTTTGATTATGTCCAGTCCTGCATTGACCACAGGTGTCGGGTGCCCTCCCCATACGGGTGTTCCGATGACTATTGTGTCGTAGGCCGCGAGATCGATATTTGTAATGCCGATCTCGTCTCCCTGCTGCATCAGTGCTCTCTTTATTCCGGATGTATACATTCCGATTTTGGAGTACTTTTTCTCCGGCTTAAGTTCGAGGATGTCGGAATCGGTTTTTTCATGGATATACTCGGCGACTCTTTTTGTATTTCCGGTCTCCGAATGATATACGATCAGGCTTTTCATAGGTTATTCTCGGGCGCTTCCGATTAAAATGTTATTGCATAATGCTATGCAAAAGGTAAAATATGAGAATCCTTTATTCTGCGTATCCCGGATTTTGATGAAAAATGTAGATTTTGCTCTGTAGTTGCTTCTGCTTAAAAATCTTATAAAATGTGGCTGAATTTAAAATTTATCTAAAATTCAGGGTTTATTTTTAAAAAATCAAAAACAGGTTAACTTCATAAATATTATATCATCTTCAAAAAATAGTTACAGGGATTAGATACGATCACGCAACCTGTATGAATATGTTGCGGGCGTATCAGAGATACCTGTAATGTTATGATCGAAGAGGTATATTCGATGGATCTCCCGGATACACAATCCACTTTACCAGAGGTTCGCATCAACCTGACAAGGGTCGGTGTGAAAAATGTCAAAAAGCTTATTGAAGTAGCAAGGCCTGGCAAGCGACCAGTAATTTTCATCTCCAATTTTGATGTCTTTGTAGATCTCCCGAGCAGCCTGAAGGGTGCGAACATGTCTCGCAACTTCGAGGTTATCGATGAGGTTCTCCAGAAGGCAGTCGAAGGAGAGGTAAAAGGCATCGAGGATGTCTGCAACTCGGTCGCACGAAAACTCCTGGATCACCATGAATATGCTGACAGGACAGAAGTCCTGATGACCAGCACCTTCATGGTAAGACGCGAAACTCCCGTATCAAAGACCGAATGCGATGAGGTTGTCAAAGTAGTTGCAAGTGCGGTTGCGAAGCGCAACAACGGAAAACCGATTATCAGGAAGAGTATAGGGGCCGAGGTTACCGGAATCACGGCATGCCCGTGTGCACAGAACATCATGAAAGAGATCGCCCAGAATAAACTTGCCGAACTCGGAATCGAGCAGGAGAAGATCGTCGAATTCCTTGATGCAGTGCCTATGGCGACCCACAACCAGAGAGGTCAGGGCTTCCTCAGCATTGAAATCGACGATGACCAGTGGGTCGATCTTGAAAAGATAATAAGCGTCCTGAAGAACTCGATGAGTGCAAAGATATACGAGCTCCTGAAAAGAGGCGATGAAAGCCATGTTGTTTTTTCAGCCCATAAGAATGCAAGGTTTGTGGAAGACTGCGTCAGGGAGATGGCGAAGAGCGTTCTGACAGAGTTCGATTTCCTTCCCGGGGATTCGCTTATAACGATTCGCCAGACGAATGAGGAGAGCATTCATCAGCACGATGCATATGCCGAGAGAAAGGCAACCATAGCTGAACTTAGAGCAGAGATCAACGAGTCGTTCTGATCGGACCCAAACGGCGTGGTCTCACAAAAATCCACCTTTCTCCTTTATTTTAACCCTTGTTTTGCTCCCCCAATGTGTGTTTATTGATATTTGTTGTTACTTTCGCTTAGATTCGTAATACGACGCCAATGCAACAACGAAAGTTATTTTTAAGGACAAAACTGAAATTACCAATTAGCGTACTGAGTTTCATGTACGTGTGTTGCAATAAACAAAATGTGTTTTACACCAGTATAGCCATTTGAACAAAATTTATAAATGAGGCGATAAATTTGTCGAAAGTTGTAGAGGTTTCCCCAACCACAAGGCATGAGGGTCACACCAAACTCGTTTTAAAAGTCAATGATGACGGAATAATCGAGCGCGGTGACTGGCTCAGTATTACACCTGTAAGGGGTATCGAGAAACTCGCAATTGGAAAGACAATGCACCAGGCACCGAAGATCTCTTCACGTGTCTGTGGTATCTGTCCGATTGCGCATACTCTTGCAGGTATTGAAGCAATGGAGGGTTCCATCGGCTGTGAAATTCCGGACGATGCATACCTCCTGAGAGTTATATTACAGTGTGCAAACAGACTGCACTCACACGCACTGCACAACATCCTCACTCTGCCTGACATGTACCTGCCCGGTACAGATGTTCACATCAACCCGTTCACGGCAGAAGAGCCTGTACGCAGTGTTGCACTGCGCATCCAGAAGCTCCGTGAGATCGGTCAGACATTAGGTGAGATTGTAGGCGGCGAGCCGATTCACCCGTCCAACCCCCGTATCGGTGGTATGTACAAGAACATCTCACCCCGTGCAAAGGCGAAGTGCTACGATCTCTTAAAAGAAGGTAAGGATCTTGCAAGAGAGCACATGGAGTTCATGATCACGGTTCTTAAGGACTGGGATGCACGTCCAACTGCATCAGTTGCAGCAGGATATGAAGTCGAGAAGACCGAAAAGTTCGGTTTCCATGACCAGGGATACATGGCAGTAGACCCGCTCTACGCAAGCACAAACCTGGATGCAGAACCCAAGTGGTACCCCGAGCGCTGGACCGAGGTCCGCCCCTGGGACTGGTATATGGGCGAGCAGGAGATCACACTTGACGATCCAAACTACCCGAACCATGCAACCACACCTGCCGGAGGCAAAGCCTGGCCGCAGATGGAAGCATGCACAGCTGTCCCGATGTACGACGGAGCACCTGTTGAGGTAGGTCCCCGTGCACGTCTTGCAATCTTCCGTAACTATGACAGGAAGGGAGCAATGGGCCTGCAGATCGCACGCCAGATGGAATACATGGACTGTTTCTACAGTGCAATCGAGGCATTAGATGCACTCGACACATCAGGAAGCGTAATTGCAGACGAGATCCCGCAGGGAGACGGCTCGCTCGGATGGGCAGCAAATGAAGCCCCGCGTGGAGCCGACGTACACCTTGCAAAGGTAAAGGACGGACGCGTCCAGTGGTATTCGCTTCTCGTACCGACAACCTGGAACTTCCCTGTATGCAGCCGTGCACTTGAAGGAGCACCCTGGCAGCTTGCAGAGGTTATTGTTCGTGCCTACGACCCATGTGTGTCATGCGCTACACACATGATGGTGGTCGATGAAGAGAAGAAGGTAGTGGCCCAGAAGCTTGTTCAGTGAGTGTATTGTTGATGTCTGACTGGTATGCCGAGAATATGATTGTCGGGTGCGGAAACCCGCTTCAAACGGATGACGGTTTCGGGCCGGCCGTAATAGCCGAACTTAAGAAACTCTCTCTGCCCGACAATGTGAAAATCTTGGATGCAGGGCTCGCAGGTCCGCATTATCTGTTTACGCTTATGGCGCAATCGGATATTCCTGTAAAAAAGATGGTAATACTGGATATTATGAACTTTGGAGGAGAACCCGGAGAGATCACGAGAGTGACACCTGATGTTTTGTCGCCAGGTGCCTATACTGATCCTCATTCATGGGGTCTTCGCGAACCGTTGCAGATTCTTGCGGAAAAGACGGATATCGTTATATTCGGATGCCAGCCGGAGAGCATTGACATATCCCAGATGGATAATGAGGCTGATGAAGCTGAATTCTGGGTCACTGAAAGCGTTAGAAAGGCCATTCCGAAGGCGATGCGCCTTGCGCTTGCCGAAGTAGGGGTGGATTATGGGACTACTATCGCGTCTCAAGGAAATCTTCAAAGGGAAAGAGCAGGAAGCTGAAAAACCCGGAAAACCTGCAGCCGGAAAGGCCGCAGCCGGAGCCAAGCCTGCGAAAAAGCCCTCGGATGTGAAGGTAGAACAAAAGCTGGAAGAAAAAATTAAGGAGGAAAAGCCTGTGGTAAACAAAATTACCGTTGGACACGTTCACATGTCCGGATGTACCGGATGTCTTGTGTCACTTGCAGATAACTATGAAGGGCTGTTCAAGATTCTCGATGACTACGCAGATCTTGTATACTGTCTTACACTCGCTGATGTAAGGCACATCCCGGAAATGGATGTAGCCCTTGTAGAGGGATCTGTATGTCTTCAGGACGAGTGCTCGGTCCGTGAGATTAAAGAAACCAGGGAGAAGGCAAAAGTTGTCGTCGCCCTCGGTGGATGTGCAGCATATGGAAACGTTACAAGATTCTGCCGCGGCGGTCAGTGGAACCAGCCCCAGCATGAATCGTTTGTGCCGATCGGCGACCTGATCGACGTGGATGTATATCTCCCGTCCTGCCCACCAGGAGCAGAAGCAATCAGAAACGTCTGTGTCATGGCATACCTGCTTCTTCAGGGAACTGACGAGCAGAAGGCTCTTGCAGCAGCGTACCTTACGCCGCTCATGAACCTTGCAAAGCGCGGAACAGAGGCCTGCGGATGCGACCTCATGTATGATATCATCAACCAGGGTCTCTGCATGGGCTGCGGTACATGTGCAGCATCATGCCCTGTCCGTGCCATCACGATGGAATACGGAAGGCCCAACATCGACCGTGAGATGTGCATCAAATGCGGTGCATGTTACGCACAGTGCCCACGCAGCGAATTCAGCTTCGATGTAATCAACCAGTTTGAAGGCATCATGGAAGCAATTGACGGTGCAATGGGAAAGGGAGGTGAGTAAAATGGTTCTTGGAAATTACAAGACAGCAGTCTCGGCACGTGCAGCAGATGCTGATATCCTTAAGTGCTCACAGGACGGAGGAATTGTAACACAGCTCTTTACATATGCACTCGAAGAGGGCATTATAGACGGAGCTATCGTAGCAGCCCCCGGAGACGAGCCCTGGAAGCCCGAGCCCATCGTTGCAACAACGAAGGCAGAGCTTCTTGCAGCACGCGGCACAAAATACACGATCAGCCCGAACATGATGCTGATCAAGGAAGCAACCCGTTCATACGGTCTCGACAAAGTCGGTATCGTCGGAACACCGTGCCAGATGCAGGCACTCAGAAAGGCACAGCTCTATCCTATGGCAATGCGTAAGGTACCCGACAAGATTGCTCTTGCAATCGGTATCTTCTGCATGGAGAACTTCCCGTACATGGGTCTTGAGACAATCGTCGAGGACCACTGCCAGACAAAGATGGAGTCTGCAGTCAAGATGGACATCGGAAAGGGCAAATTCTCGGTATACACCGAGCGCGGAGCGCTTTCACAGATTCCGCTCGCTGCAACACACAAGTACGAGCAGCCCGGATGCCACGTATGTCTTGACTACGTAGCAAATCTTGCTGATGTATCTACAGGTTCAGTCGGCAGTCCCGACGGATGGAGCACAGTCTTTGTCCGCACAAAGAAGGGAGAGGACGTCTGGTCCAAGGCAATTGCCGCCGGTTACTTCGAGACAAAGGATATTGCAAGCGTCAAGCCAGGTCTCGACCTTGTCACGAAACTTGCAACAGGCAAGATCGACAAGAACAAGAAGACTCTCGAAGCACGTGCAACCCTTGGTGTCAACAAGGGCCTGCGCAACCCATACATCTAAATTTTTTTCTATTTTCACAAAATTCGTTGATTTGATTTAGTATTTCTCTATCATAAGCCGATTATGCCAATTATGTCAATTATTAATTCCAGTTGAACGAAGATTTCGATATAAAACAGGTACGGCTTTATAGAATAATCAATCAAATAATTCCATTGAGGAATTTTATTATGGTGATGATTCTTGTAACCGATGATTCTGCCTTTCAGAGGAATATTATCATATCTATATTGAAGGATCACGGGTATGAATACAGGGAGGCAGCGAACGGTATTGAGGCAGCTGAAGCTGCCTTAAAGTACAGGCCGGATCTCATTCTTCTTGATATCTATATGCCCGATTCGGGAGGATTTGATTTTATGGAGGAAGCGGGCAGACTGGAACTGGACATTCCTGTGGTTATCCTGACTTCCGATATCCAGGATACGACCCGGGAAAAATGTCTTGAGCTTGGAGCATCCGGTTTTCTCAACAAACCAGTTGTAAAGGAAGACCTTTTGGAAAAAATTTCAGATCTTGTTCATGTAGGATGATATGATGAGCTATGCGATCACGGAGAGTGATATCGATGCATTCCGGGAACTGATTAATATCGGACTTGGACGTTCTGCCGGAATACTGAATAAAATTACCAGATCACATGTCACTCTCAGCATTCCTGATGTAAAAATAATACCTGTCGGCAGACTGGATGAAATTCATAATTGTGATACAGACGGGGAACTCGCCACTGTAAGCCTTGATTATTCCGGTTCTTTCTCTGGAAGAACTGCTGTTGTTTTCCCCCAGGACAGCGGTGCAAAACTTGCAATGGCTGTCACCGGCGAGAACGAAGGTTCTCCTGAACTCGATGCTATGAAAGTCGAGGTCTTAAAGGAAGTTGGAAACATCCTCGTGAGCGGAGTGATGGGGTCGATCAGCAACGTCCTTAAAACCAGTTTGTCGTATTCTATCCCCGTTTACAGCGAGTCCGAGATTGAGGATCTCATCAGGAGCTGCAAGAAATTCACTGAAGAGTTTATCATAATCGGACGTGCGAATTTTATAATCAGGGACCTTGAGATATCCGGGAATATCATTATGATCCTCGAGATGGGCTCACTGGAGCGTCTGCTTAACAGTGTACGGAATGTCAATGGCTGAACGGGGCTTACAAGATGAATATTCCTGAAGATTTTGGTGTACTGATCAACCTCCCCGTAGGTGTCTGCGCAGTCGATACCAATTTAAATATAAGGTTCTGGAATCACCGGCTGGAGTTGTGGACAGGTTTAACTATGGAAGAAGTCTTCGGCAGACCACTGACGGAGTTGTTCCCTCATCTTGAAGACGACTTTTTTCTGGATAGATTAAATGATTCGATATACCGGCATATCCCCCAATATTTCTCTTCCAGCCTTGGTTTGTCGATAATCCCCGAGGATAAGGCGTCCGGAAGGTCGATGGAGCAGAGGACTTCAATCGTTCCGTATCAGCGTGATGACGGAAGTGATGAATATGCACTTCTTATTATCGAGGATATCTCCGACCTGAAAAAAGAGGTCGAGGCTTACCGGAAGATGAAGGACCGTGCCATAAT of the Methanolacinia paynteri genome contains:
- the purL gene encoding phosphoribosylformylglycinamidine synthase subunit PurL, translating into MLSPCDEEYIEKKLGRKLTALEYACFENLWSEHCSYRSTKPLLRTLPTDGENVLLGPGDDAAIVKFSDEIALSIGMESHNHPSYVDPYDGAATGVGGIVRDIISMGSRPIALMDPLFFGEISGEKNRYIFEHVVAGIGDYGNCIGVPVVRGDLVFDKKYAGNPLVNVVCVGIVHPDKFLTARVKQPGSRLVLYGSSTGRDGLGGASFASRDLSEDSEAEDRPAVQVGDPYTEKLLIEATLELAETGKILSCRDLGAAGLAGASSEMSETFGARLYADRVHLREENMNEVEIFLAESQERMLVEVRPENVAEITSIIEKYDLKWSDIGEVTEEKKYVISFNGEIVCDLPIDLLVGGAPEEAWSGSSYNITKEYVKPRASLKELCLKVLSHPEIAKKDWVSRQYDHDVQLRSVSVEGGAACLKLGDAGLYLSCGCSPRQIFLKPYEGTANAVYENAANLAAMGAEPLCIVNCLNFASPVHDDVFWQISESVRGMGDMCRSLGVPVVGGNVSLYNESDEFGTQIPPTPCIGMVGKGAVRIYTPASAGQKLALIGKCEGGMGGSLLDEITGCGGEAPAIPDTSVLELVRSLVNMGKVSSATDISHGGLLAAVVSFAGTADLKLSGDPVETLFSESYGRFLVAVDNEKSLEGIEYEMIGTAGGDSLKIRFGNEDLVLERAEIESVLESTTKIMRY
- a CDS encoding flavodoxin family protein, with the protein product MKSLIVYHSETGNTKRVAEYIHEKTDSDILELKPEKKYSKIGMYTSGIKRALMQQGDEIGITNIDLAAYDTIVIGTPVWGGHPTPVVNAGLDIIKDGEDKKAVAFATYRGSEGETLNILRKKLEDAGMDVVGTYGFSEKETEDSGKIDEMIKAAEL
- the mptA gene encoding GTP cyclohydrolase MptA; this translates as MDLPDTQSTLPEVRINLTRVGVKNVKKLIEVARPGKRPVIFISNFDVFVDLPSSLKGANMSRNFEVIDEVLQKAVEGEVKGIEDVCNSVARKLLDHHEYADRTEVLMTSTFMVRRETPVSKTECDEVVKVVASAVAKRNNGKPIIRKSIGAEVTGITACPCAQNIMKEIAQNKLAELGIEQEKIVEFLDAVPMATHNQRGQGFLSIEIDDDQWVDLEKIISVLKNSMSAKIYELLKRGDESHVVFSAHKNARFVEDCVREMAKSVLTEFDFLPGDSLITIRQTNEESIHQHDAYAERKATIAELRAEINESF
- the frhA gene encoding coenzyme F420 hydrogenase subunit alpha, encoding MSKVVEVSPTTRHEGHTKLVLKVNDDGIIERGDWLSITPVRGIEKLAIGKTMHQAPKISSRVCGICPIAHTLAGIEAMEGSIGCEIPDDAYLLRVILQCANRLHSHALHNILTLPDMYLPGTDVHINPFTAEEPVRSVALRIQKLREIGQTLGEIVGGEPIHPSNPRIGGMYKNISPRAKAKCYDLLKEGKDLAREHMEFMITVLKDWDARPTASVAAGYEVEKTEKFGFHDQGYMAVDPLYASTNLDAEPKWYPERWTEVRPWDWYMGEQEITLDDPNYPNHATTPAGGKAWPQMEACTAVPMYDGAPVEVGPRARLAIFRNYDRKGAMGLQIARQMEYMDCFYSAIEALDALDTSGSVIADEIPQGDGSLGWAANEAPRGADVHLAKVKDGRVQWYSLLVPTTWNFPVCSRALEGAPWQLAEVIVRAYDPCVSCATHMMVVDEEKKVVAQKLVQ
- the frhD gene encoding coenzyme F420-reducing hydrogenase, FrhD protein, producing MSDWYAENMIVGCGNPLQTDDGFGPAVIAELKKLSLPDNVKILDAGLAGPHYLFTLMAQSDIPVKKMVILDIMNFGGEPGEITRVTPDVLSPGAYTDPHSWGLREPLQILAEKTDIVIFGCQPESIDISQMDNEADEAEFWVTESVRKAIPKAMRLALAEVGVDYGTTIASQGNLQRERAGS
- the frhG gene encoding coenzyme F420 hydrogenase subunit gamma — encoded protein: MVNKITVGHVHMSGCTGCLVSLADNYEGLFKILDDYADLVYCLTLADVRHIPEMDVALVEGSVCLQDECSVREIKETREKAKVVVALGGCAAYGNVTRFCRGGQWNQPQHESFVPIGDLIDVDVYLPSCPPGAEAIRNVCVMAYLLLQGTDEQKALAAAYLTPLMNLAKRGTEACGCDLMYDIINQGLCMGCGTCAASCPVRAITMEYGRPNIDREMCIKCGACYAQCPRSEFSFDVINQFEGIMEAIDGAMGKGGE
- the frhB gene encoding coenzyme F420 hydrogenase subunit beta codes for the protein MVLGNYKTAVSARAADADILKCSQDGGIVTQLFTYALEEGIIDGAIVAAPGDEPWKPEPIVATTKAELLAARGTKYTISPNMMLIKEATRSYGLDKVGIVGTPCQMQALRKAQLYPMAMRKVPDKIALAIGIFCMENFPYMGLETIVEDHCQTKMESAVKMDIGKGKFSVYTERGALSQIPLAATHKYEQPGCHVCLDYVANLADVSTGSVGSPDGWSTVFVRTKKGEDVWSKAIAAGYFETKDIASVKPGLDLVTKLATGKIDKNKKTLEARATLGVNKGLRNPYI
- a CDS encoding response regulator, coding for MVMILVTDDSAFQRNIIISILKDHGYEYREAANGIEAAEAALKYRPDLILLDIYMPDSGGFDFMEEAGRLELDIPVVILTSDIQDTTREKCLELGASGFLNKPVVKEDLLEKISDLVHVG
- a CDS encoding chemotaxis protein CheC, which encodes MMSYAITESDIDAFRELINIGLGRSAGILNKITRSHVTLSIPDVKIIPVGRLDEIHNCDTDGELATVSLDYSGSFSGRTAVVFPQDSGAKLAMAVTGENEGSPELDAMKVEVLKEVGNILVSGVMGSISNVLKTSLSYSIPVYSESEIEDLIRSCKKFTEEFIIIGRANFIIRDLEISGNIIMILEMGSLERLLNSVRNVNG